The DNA region GGGGAATTATTAGCCAGCTCGACGGCTTCGTCCACGTCAGCGACCTTGTACACAACGGCGGCAGGCCCAAAGAGTTCCTCTGAGAAGGCTCGCATGTCCGGGGTTACATCCGCCAGGACTGTGGGTTCGACGAAGGCACCGGGCCCTGGCAGGTGCTTGCCACCAGTCTTCAGCGTGGCACCCTTGTCAACGGCATCTTGGATCTGCTCGATCAAGTCATCGGCCGCTGCCTGGGTAGACATCGGTCCAAATTTTGTGTCCGGGGACAGCGGATCGCCAGGCTTAATCCGGGACATTTCATCCGTAAATTTCTGAACAAACTCATCGTAAAGATCAGCTACCACAATGAAACGCTTTGCGGCTGTGCAGGCCTGGCCGGCATTACTCATGCGGCCACTGACGGCAGCTTTCACCGTTGCATCCATGTCCTCGGTATCGAGCACAATGAACGGGTCACTGCCTCCAAGTTCGAGAACATATTTCTTGAGGTTACGGCCGGCCACCTCGGCGACGGCTGCACCGGCACCCTCACTGCCCGTCAAGGAGATACCCTGAACCCGCGGGTCGGCGATAATCTGCGCCACCTGCTCGCGCCGTGCAAACACATTAATGTAGGCAGCTTCGGGAAGGCCTGCGTCATGGAAGATTTTCTCCATGGCCAGTGAGGACTGCGGGCAGTTGGCCGAGTGCTTAAGCAGGATTGTATTGCCCAACATCAGATTGGGGGCCGCGAAGCGGGCAACCTGGTAGTACGGGTAGTTCCAAGGCATGATTCCCAGGAGCACGCCGACTGGGGTCGACCTGACGATGGCCTCACCGCCGCCTTTTACACTCAGGTGTTCATCCTGCAAGAAGCCCGGTCCTTCGACCGCGTAGTAGTCGAAGATGTCTGCAACGAATGAAACTTCACCACGGGCCTGAGCGAGCGGTTTCCCCATCTCAAGGCTGATGATGCGTGCCAGTTCGTCGTTGCGTTCGCGATAAAGCTCTGCGACCCTGGCAATGATCTTCGCGCGGCTTGCTACCGGCGTCTCACGCCACCTAAGGAATTCCTCCTGAGCGCGAGCGATTGCGTCACTGATTTCTGCTGAAGTGGCTTCCGGAAATACACGAAGTGTCTCGCCAGTAGCGGGGTTAATGGTTTTATAAGCAGTCATTTATTTGCCTTACCAATCGATAGTTTTTGACGGACTGTGAAGTTAAAAGATCTCGAATAGGATAAGTTCGAGAAATATAATCGGCCAATATCCAACACGCTCGGGATGTCTGCTGTGTCGTCCGGGAAGGAATATAGAATCGCATAGAATAGAAAACAGTTCGGTTGATGAAGGAGGCTGAAACGCGCATGGCAGAGCTGGCTGACTTCAGTGCACAGATTTACCGCACCCTTCCCGAGTTGGACAGGGCCGATGCCATCGTGCAGCGCATCAACACCGCAGTGTCGCTTGGCCTCATCCGTCCTGGCGACCAGCTTCCGGCCGAACTTGAGCTTGCCGAAATGTTCGGTGTCGCAGTCGCCACGCTCAGAGAGGCTCTGGCCACGCTGAGGGACCTCAACGTTGTTGAGACGCGGAGAGGTCGCTTCGGGGGAACGTTCGTCGTCGGCTCGCCTAGCCCCTCGTTGGACCTGCTGCGCAAACGCATCACGTCCCTGTCCATGGCTGAGCTGCGGGATCTGGGTGACGAGCACGCGACCATCGCCGCTGGCGCGATCCGCATGGCGGCCGATCGGGCGGACCCTACCGACCTGGACATGCTTGAGTCGCTGGCTCATGCACTGGAGCGTGCCGATTCCCCCGGCGCCCGTACGCGTGCCGACAGCAGGTTTCATATCGGCATCGCGGTGGTGGCCCAGTCCGAACGGCTCATGACGTCCGAGGTCCGCCTTCAGGGAGAAGTGGGTGAACTGCTGTGGGCGCCCCTTACCAGGGAGTTCGATCAGGTCCGCGCGACGGAGGACCACCTCGCCATTGTTGCTGCCCTGCGCCGG from Arthrobacter sp. B1I2 includes:
- a CDS encoding NAD-dependent succinate-semialdehyde dehydrogenase — its product is MTAYKTINPATGETLRVFPEATSAEISDAIARAQEEFLRWRETPVASRAKIIARVAELYRERNDELARIISLEMGKPLAQARGEVSFVADIFDYYAVEGPGFLQDEHLSVKGGGEAIVRSTPVGVLLGIMPWNYPYYQVARFAAPNLMLGNTILLKHSANCPQSSLAMEKIFHDAGLPEAAYINVFARREQVAQIIADPRVQGISLTGSEGAGAAVAEVAGRNLKKYVLELGGSDPFIVLDTEDMDATVKAAVSGRMSNAGQACTAAKRFIVVADLYDEFVQKFTDEMSRIKPGDPLSPDTKFGPMSTQAAADDLIEQIQDAVDKGATLKTGGKHLPGPGAFVEPTVLADVTPDMRAFSEELFGPAAVVYKVADVDEAVELANNSPYGLGGAVFSKDVEKAKAVADRLETGMVFINGNTDSQADLPFGGVKRSGVGRELARYGMNEFVNKKLIRTPERPAPKVGAGDSVKP
- a CDS encoding FadR/GntR family transcriptional regulator, yielding MKEAETRMAELADFSAQIYRTLPELDRADAIVQRINTAVSLGLIRPGDQLPAELELAEMFGVAVATLREALATLRDLNVVETRRGRFGGTFVVGSPSPSLDLLRKRITSLSMAELRDLGDEHATIAAGAIRMAADRADPTDLDMLESLAHALERADSPGARTRADSRFHIGIAVVAQSERLMTSEVRLQGEVGELLWAPLTREFDQVRATEDHLAIVAALRRDDRELAQKIALEHIRANIYHLIDVKLTLTYATHDRDQL